A DNA window from Macadamia integrifolia cultivar HAES 741 chromosome 4, SCU_Mint_v3, whole genome shotgun sequence contains the following coding sequences:
- the LOC122075680 gene encoding uncharacterized protein LOC122075680 isoform X1: MDDVKVSRTSLDMHDNKRNQHERGFNSAFPTFFEEIPQRLQNCLKWHLQKSMKDVGQAKSAGSCIPKDEGSCTALGVNLDNQLQAWKANPTWTDQSPDIKVNVPKGSLCNLNAEVDVGLPPDAVFNIVIDPDNRRVFKNIKEVISRRVLVDEGPRQVVEVEQAALWRFLWWSGTISVHVIVDQNRKDYSVKFKQGKEGFMKKFEGCWRVDPLFVDEQLCFPFKPNSWSDYVSCTGGKGRVGSRVSLEQLIQPAFVPPPPISWYLRGITAKTTEMLITDLQAEAARIRGVSYNSATKESELSTGACDEHSVEELSDVKERWAQRRRERRRKRSHQRLPW; encoded by the exons ATGGATGATGTAAAAGTATCCAGAACAAGTCTGGATATGCATGACAACAAAAGAAATCAGCATGAAAGGGGTTTCAATTCAGCATTCCCCACATTTTTTGAGGAGATTCCCCAGAGACTTCAGAATTGTTTGAAG TGGCATCTCCAGAAGTCCATGAAAGATGTAGGACAAGCAAAGTCTGCAGGCTCTTGCataccaaaggatgaaggatcatGTACTGCTTTGGGGGTCAACCTGGACAACCAGCTTCAGGCTTGGAAAGCAAATCCTACTTGGACTGATCAATCTCCGGACATAAAG GTTAATGTACCGAAGGGTTCTCTTTGCAACCTTAATGCTGAGGTCGATGTTGGGTTGCCCCCAGATGCAGTATTCAACATTGTTATTGACCCTGACAATAGAAGGGTCTTCAAGAATATCAAG GAAGTGATATCAAGGAGGGTCTTGGTTGATGAGGGTCCAAGGCAGGTTGTCGAGGTGGAGCAAGCTGCTTTATGGAGGTTTCTTTGGTGGTCAGGAACCATATCAGTCCATGTTATAGTGGATCAGAACAGAAAAGATTACTCA GTCAAGTTTAAGCAAGGGAAAGAAGGATTTATGAAGAAATTTGAAGGCTGCTGGAGAGTAGATCCCCTGTTTGTTGATGAACAATTATGCTTCCCTTTCAAGCCTAATTCGTGGTCTGACTATGTTTCATGTACTGGAGGTAAAGGAAGAGTTGGCTCAAGGGTGAGCTTAGAGCAGCTAATCCAGCCGGCTTTTGTTCCACCCCCACCTATCTCTTGGTATCTGAGGGGAATTACGGCAAAGACTACTGAAATGTTGATAACTGACCTGCAAGCAGAAGCTGCTAGAATCAGGGGAGTTTCATACAACAGTGCCACTAAAGAGAGTGAATTATCCACAGGAGCATGTGATGAGCATTCTGTCGAAGAATTGAGCGATGTTAAAGAAAGATGGGCCCAACGACGAAGAGAAAGAAGGCGGAAGAGGAGTCACCAAAGATTGCCATGGTAG
- the LOC122075680 gene encoding uncharacterized protein LOC122075680 isoform X2: MDDVKVSRTSLDMHDNKRNQHERGFNSAFPTFFEEIPQRLQNCLKKSMKDVGQAKSAGSCIPKDEGSCTALGVNLDNQLQAWKANPTWTDQSPDIKVNVPKGSLCNLNAEVDVGLPPDAVFNIVIDPDNRRVFKNIKEVISRRVLVDEGPRQVVEVEQAALWRFLWWSGTISVHVIVDQNRKDYSVKFKQGKEGFMKKFEGCWRVDPLFVDEQLCFPFKPNSWSDYVSCTGGKGRVGSRVSLEQLIQPAFVPPPPISWYLRGITAKTTEMLITDLQAEAARIRGVSYNSATKESELSTGACDEHSVEELSDVKERWAQRRRERRRKRSHQRLPW; this comes from the exons ATGGATGATGTAAAAGTATCCAGAACAAGTCTGGATATGCATGACAACAAAAGAAATCAGCATGAAAGGGGTTTCAATTCAGCATTCCCCACATTTTTTGAGGAGATTCCCCAGAGACTTCAGAATTGTTTGAAG AAGTCCATGAAAGATGTAGGACAAGCAAAGTCTGCAGGCTCTTGCataccaaaggatgaaggatcatGTACTGCTTTGGGGGTCAACCTGGACAACCAGCTTCAGGCTTGGAAAGCAAATCCTACTTGGACTGATCAATCTCCGGACATAAAG GTTAATGTACCGAAGGGTTCTCTTTGCAACCTTAATGCTGAGGTCGATGTTGGGTTGCCCCCAGATGCAGTATTCAACATTGTTATTGACCCTGACAATAGAAGGGTCTTCAAGAATATCAAG GAAGTGATATCAAGGAGGGTCTTGGTTGATGAGGGTCCAAGGCAGGTTGTCGAGGTGGAGCAAGCTGCTTTATGGAGGTTTCTTTGGTGGTCAGGAACCATATCAGTCCATGTTATAGTGGATCAGAACAGAAAAGATTACTCA GTCAAGTTTAAGCAAGGGAAAGAAGGATTTATGAAGAAATTTGAAGGCTGCTGGAGAGTAGATCCCCTGTTTGTTGATGAACAATTATGCTTCCCTTTCAAGCCTAATTCGTGGTCTGACTATGTTTCATGTACTGGAGGTAAAGGAAGAGTTGGCTCAAGGGTGAGCTTAGAGCAGCTAATCCAGCCGGCTTTTGTTCCACCCCCACCTATCTCTTGGTATCTGAGGGGAATTACGGCAAAGACTACTGAAATGTTGATAACTGACCTGCAAGCAGAAGCTGCTAGAATCAGGGGAGTTTCATACAACAGTGCCACTAAAGAGAGTGAATTATCCACAGGAGCATGTGATGAGCATTCTGTCGAAGAATTGAGCGATGTTAAAGAAAGATGGGCCCAACGACGAAGAGAAAGAAGGCGGAAGAGGAGTCACCAAAGATTGCCATGGTAG